The following proteins are encoded in a genomic region of Drosophila miranda strain MSH22 chromosome 4, D.miranda_PacBio2.1, whole genome shotgun sequence:
- the LOC108163922 gene encoding malonate--CoA ligase ACSF3, mitochondrial-like, giving the protein MLQAIFPVPTHFLLLRKSFKRGSKLLLPTFKMAMLYPDDLAIRDNVGEYTYFQLYMAAKRLSIQISNICGSGASLPVGLFCANDAMWIVMLWSCWMSGQVAVPLRTSPSLEMLRLQAIDCKAKLFLGTPENASIVDELAQTLKAATIVLDHDFVPPVKEISSTSMYAQQLVVSGESGVLMPEAMLPNDFYENSIAMLLYKSTSTSNESHSPKPVLLSHRNVDAQIHCLINTWRLGPSDTLLPVLPMVHMHRRGSSFPPATYAPTTTMRCDNRRRSPGQRLGSGEGAPLAWPSRIRCGAIDSVSFALPRPTSRLSWRPSRHISRNACRPTSVPMS; this is encoded by the exons ATGCT ACAAGCGATATTCCCAGTTCCCACACACTTCCTCCTTCTGCGAAAGAGCTTCAAGCGCGGCAGCAAATTGCTGTTGCCAACGTTCAAGATGGCCATGCTCTATCCGGACGATCTGGCCATTAGAGATAATGTGGGCGAGTACACCTACTTCCAGCTGTATATGGCGGCCAAGCGACTATCCATACAGATCTCCAATATATGCG GCAGCGGCGCTTCGTTGCCTGTCGGACTTTTCTGTGCAAACGATGCCATGTGGATTGTGATGCTGTGGAGCTGCTGGATGTCCGGCCAAGTAGCAGTGCCCCTGCGTACGAGCCCAAGCCTGGAGATGTTGCGTCTCCAGGCAATCGACTGTAAGGCAAAGCTGTTCCTTGGCACTCCCGAAAACGCGAGCATTGTCGACGAACTGGCCCAGACCCTGAAGGCGGCCACCATTGTACTGGACCATGACTTTGTGCCTCCAGTGAAGGAAATCTCCTCCACATCGATGTACGCCCAGCAGCTGGTGGTCAGCGGAGAGTCGGGCGTTCTGATGCCAGAGGCCATGCTGCCCAATGACTTCTACGAGAACAGCATAGCCATGCTGCTGTACAAgtccacgtccacgtccaACGAGAGCCACAGCCCCAAGCCGGTGCTGCTCAGCCACCGCAATGTCGACGCCCAGATCCACTGCCTGATCAACACCTGGCGCCTGGGGCCCAGCGACACCTTGCTGCCGGTCCTGCCGATGGTGCACATGCACAGGAGGGGATCTTCATTCCCACCGGCGACATATGCGCCTACTACAACGATGCGATGTGATAACCGTCGGCGGTCTCCAGGTCAACGCCTCGGAAGTGGAGAAGGTGCTCCTCTCGCATGGCCATCCCGGATTCGGTGTGGGGCAATCGACTCTGTGTCGTTTGCATTGCCTCGCCCGACGTCCAGATTGAGCTGGAGACCATCGCGACATATTTCCAGGAACGCTTGCCGCCCTACAAGTGTCCCCATGTCGTAA